In Brassica napus cultivar Da-Ae chromosome C2, Da-Ae, whole genome shotgun sequence, the sequence aatacaaatacaaatcgtGAACGAGAAAAAACTGATTAGTTGAAATCCTGAGGAGTTCCAAACTTTTGCCATATAttctcaaccaaatcagctttcagtCGTTGATGTATTTGGTTATCACGGACTTCATTCCGAATGGTCAGCATGCCCATAACATCATGGAGATTTGTAGGCATCTGTGTTGAAAAGTTTAAATCGACAGGTGAACTTCGGCTTGATTCCGGTTGTTCGAAAACTGATACATCAGTAAGAGTGTACTTGTCTCGTTCATCTTCCACGATCATATTATGaagaatgatacatgctctcattatctttccaatttttattttatcccaCAAAAGAGCTGGATTTTTGACaatggcaaatcgagcttgcatgaccccaaaagcacgctcgacatctttacgaACAGCTTCTTGCTTTGTAGCAAATAAGGATGCTTTTGGACCTTGCGGTTCTCGAATAGATTGGACAAAAGTAGCCCAatttggataaataccatctgtgagatagtaagccaaacgGTAGTTATGTCCGTTAACAGTATAATTGACTTTtggagctcgaccttgtaatatatcatcaaaatcggtgatcgatcaagaacattgatatcgtttaaGATACCTGGTGGTCCGAAAAACGCATGCCAAATCCAAAGATCTTCTGAAGCTACAGCCTCTAAAACAATAGTTGGttttcctgatccacgtgtatattgacctttccaagcggtcggacaattcttccactcccaatgcatacaatcgatgcttcctat encodes:
- the LOC111203417 gene encoding uncharacterized protein LOC111203417; the protein is MQLWNDYFSEDATYPSHMFRRRFRMNKPLFMRIVDRLSAEIPYFQQRRDATGRFGHSPLQKATTAIRMMAYGCPADAVDEYLRLGETTALLCLEHFVQGIIDLFGEEYLRRPTPEDLQRLLDTGEERGFPGMIGSIDCMHWEWKNCPTAWKGQYTRGSGKPTIVLEAVASEDLWIWHAFFGPPDGIYPNWATFVQSIREPQGPKASLFATKQEAVRKDVERAFGVMQARFAIVKNPALLWDKIKIGKIMRACIILHNMIVEDERDKYTLTDVSVFEQPESSRSSPVDLNFSTQMPTNLHDVMGMLTIRNEVRDNQIHQRLKADLVENIWQKFGTPQDFN